The following nucleotide sequence is from Myxococcus stipitatus.
CGGCGCTCGAACAGGCGCTCCGGGCCGGCCACGCGGTGCTCGCCAGCGGGGGCCCCAGCCTGGACGCGGTGACGGCGGCCATCCGCGTGCTGGAGGACTCGCCGTACTTCAACGCGGGCAAGGGCGCGGTCTTCAACCACGACGGCATCAACGAACTGGACGCCGCCATCATGGACGGCTCGACGCGCGCGGCGGGCGCCGTGGCCGGGCTTCGCCACGTGAAGAACCCCATCGAGCTGGCGCGACGGGTGATGGAGAAGTCGCCGCACGTGATGATGATTGGCGAGGGCGCCGAGGCCTTCGCCCGCGCGCAGGGCGTGGAGTTGGTGGACCCGAAGTACTTCTACACGGAGGAGCGCTGGCAGGGCCTCCAGCGGGCGCTGGAGAAGGAGCGCGAGCAGACCTCGCCGCCCTCCTCGCTGCGTCCGGGACATGACCCGGTGACGGGGGACCACAAGTTCGGCACCGTGGGCGCGGTGGCGCTGGACCAGGCCGGCAATCTCGCCGCGGGGACGTCCACCGGCGGCATGACGAACAAGCGCTACGGTCGGGTGGGGGACTCGCCCATCATCGGCGCGGGCACGTACGCGGACCCCCGCTGCGCCGTCTCCGCCACGGGGCATGGCGAGTACTTCATCCGCTACACGGTGGCTCGCGACATCTGCGCCCGCGTCGAGTACCAGGGCAAGTCCCTGACGGAGGCCGCCGACGTCGTCATCCACGACGTGCTGGTGAAGGCCGGCGGCGAGGGCGGCGTCATCGCCATGGACGCCGACGGCCACGTCGCCATGCCCTTCAACTCCACGGGGATGTATCGCGGTTACATCGGTGACGACGGTGCGCCCCGGGTGGCCATCTTCCCGGAACCGGACACCCGAGGGACGAAGTAGCGACGGGGACGACGAAGCGCGTCCTGGAGCGCAACACAGATACTTTTGTAGAGTCCACCCGGGTTCGTGCATTGCCGCGCGTCCCCGTGTGAGTCGAAAGGAGCATCTGTCATGACGTCGCTTCGCAAGCACCTGCCATGGAGTGCCGTGGCCCTCTTCGCGCTCTGCGCCGGGGTCTTCT
It contains:
- a CDS encoding isoaspartyl peptidase/L-asparaginase family protein gives rise to the protein MPASLSPLRRGLVTGTALFLLPLGCASTRAEQAEDTPLVTRKQPGLRAQPKWGLVIHGGAGVISRENLSAEREGQVRAALEQALRAGHAVLASGGPSLDAVTAAIRVLEDSPYFNAGKGAVFNHDGINELDAAIMDGSTRAAGAVAGLRHVKNPIELARRVMEKSPHVMMIGEGAEAFARAQGVELVDPKYFYTEERWQGLQRALEKEREQTSPPSSLRPGHDPVTGDHKFGTVGAVALDQAGNLAAGTSTGGMTNKRYGRVGDSPIIGAGTYADPRCAVSATGHGEYFIRYTVARDICARVEYQGKSLTEAADVVIHDVLVKAGGEGGVIAMDADGHVAMPFNSTGMYRGYIGDDGAPRVAIFPEPDTRGTK